The proteins below are encoded in one region of Nocardioides marmorisolisilvae:
- a CDS encoding MoaD/ThiS family protein, whose protein sequence is MTTDHGSSHSPDGQVTLRYWASLRAAAGVDEDTVEVSGPTSLADLTGRARRLHDSGRFADVLGTCSVLVGDRPANTENPESVLVPPGSTVEFLPPFAGG, encoded by the coding sequence GTGACCACCGACCACGGCTCGAGCCATTCACCTGACGGACAGGTGACCCTGCGCTACTGGGCCTCGCTGCGTGCCGCTGCGGGCGTCGACGAGGACACCGTCGAGGTCTCCGGCCCGACCAGCCTCGCCGACCTGACCGGCCGGGCCCGCAGGCTGCACGACTCTGGACGCTTCGCCGACGTCCTGGGGACCTGCTCAGTGCTGGTGGGTGATCGTCCGGCCAACACCGAGAACCCCGAGTCCGTCCTGGTGCCACCCGGATCCACGGTGGAGTTCCTGCCTCCGTTCGCGGGGGGCTGA
- a CDS encoding serine O-acetyltransferase, whose translation MHLFELVRADLRGTVDELRVTGSTFWLKVLAKALVTPQTHAVLVFRLGSALASTPLRPLSFVLRSLVLAWSGAEIHPDATAGPGLVLIHSAGVVIGPGVVIGKDCRIGQGVTLGEPGRGSRPESWGFPTVGDHVTFGTHAVVLGPRRIGDGSVIAANAVVTHDVPAGAVVGGAPARVIREVTLGEILGRPVDGPADR comes from the coding sequence GTGCACTTGTTCGAACTGGTCAGGGCCGACCTGCGTGGCACCGTCGACGAGTTGCGCGTGACCGGATCGACCTTCTGGCTCAAGGTGCTGGCGAAGGCGCTCGTGACTCCTCAGACGCACGCCGTCCTCGTCTTCCGCCTCGGCTCGGCTCTCGCAAGCACTCCGTTGCGACCGTTGTCGTTCGTGCTGCGTTCGCTCGTGCTGGCCTGGTCGGGCGCCGAGATCCATCCCGACGCCACAGCCGGGCCGGGTCTGGTCCTGATCCACTCGGCCGGCGTCGTCATCGGTCCTGGAGTGGTGATCGGCAAGGACTGCAGGATCGGACAGGGAGTGACACTCGGCGAGCCGGGACGGGGGAGTCGCCCGGAGTCCTGGGGCTTTCCCACGGTCGGTGACCATGTGACCTTCGGAACGCACGCGGTCGTCCTCGGCCCGCGCCGCATCGGCGACGGATCCGTCATCGCCGCCAACGCCGTAGTCACACACGATGTCCCGGCCGGCGCCGTCGTGGGCGGCGCACCGGCGCGGGTGATCCGCGAGGTCACGCTGGGGGAGATCCTGGGCCGCCCCGTCGATGGCCCGGCAGATCGCTGA
- a CDS encoding CatB-related O-acetyltransferase, which translates to MLHTIANFLRRLRYLLRLAATGLVVSPHRAELNRLIRAGRVEIGEHSRSYAVPTVVTFMHDDTRLTIGDYCSLSADAKIYLGGRHSLTSVTTYPHRILFRMPGAGEDGFPTPTGDTFIGSDVWLCPGAQVLSGVRIGHGAIIGAGSVVTKDVPDFGIVGGNPAKLIRHRFNEEQREALLEIAWWDWPEDEVRRAVPLLAGEDIDEFIAYARERFPHGDAGADQSERRTRTT; encoded by the coding sequence ATGCTCCACACCATCGCCAACTTTCTTCGTCGGCTCCGCTACCTGCTCAGGCTTGCTGCGACGGGGCTCGTGGTCAGTCCACATCGGGCCGAGCTCAACCGGCTCATCAGAGCCGGAAGGGTGGAGATCGGCGAGCACAGCCGGAGCTACGCCGTCCCTACTGTCGTCACATTCATGCACGACGACACGCGACTGACCATCGGCGACTACTGCTCGCTGAGCGCTGACGCGAAGATCTACCTCGGCGGCAGGCACTCGCTGACAAGTGTCACGACCTATCCGCACCGGATCCTGTTCCGGATGCCGGGTGCCGGCGAGGACGGCTTTCCCACGCCGACGGGCGACACCTTCATCGGGTCTGACGTCTGGCTCTGTCCGGGAGCGCAGGTCCTCAGCGGTGTCCGGATCGGGCACGGCGCGATCATCGGGGCGGGCAGTGTGGTGACCAAGGACGTGCCCGACTTCGGCATCGTCGGCGGCAACCCGGCAAAGCTGATCAGGCACCGTTTCAACGAGGAGCAGCGTGAGGCGCTGCTGGAGATCGCCTGGTGGGACTGGCCCGAAGACGAGGTGCGGCGAGCCGTGCCGCTGCTCGCGGGTGAGGACATCGACGAGTTCATCGCCTATGCACGCGAGCGCTTTCCGCACGGCGACGCCGGGGCCGATCAGTCGGAGCGTCGCACCCGGACGACGTAG
- a CDS encoding class I SAM-dependent methyltransferase: protein MNETTSMGQPAGRGVNSFPPGYHDDVRRDVAPYVPAAGGTLLDVGGGTGATAAHFRSLGLAERVGAVDRISSDLADPSVDFHESGDLEDQGFLATVIERHGPFQTILCLDILEHLVDPWRVIETLHHALVPGGRIVASIPNVRHYRVSGGLFLRNRWHLMDSGILDRTHLRFFVKETAIELMTHTGLELEEVVTPDRGRHPRLARTAQHLGLGSLVAVDYVVRVRRSD from the coding sequence GTGAACGAGACGACCTCCATGGGGCAGCCGGCCGGTCGGGGGGTGAACAGCTTCCCGCCGGGTTACCACGACGACGTACGTCGGGACGTAGCGCCGTACGTCCCCGCCGCCGGTGGCACCCTACTCGACGTCGGCGGCGGCACCGGGGCCACCGCCGCACACTTCAGGTCACTCGGGCTCGCCGAACGGGTCGGCGCTGTCGACCGGATCAGCTCCGACCTGGCCGATCCTTCGGTGGACTTCCACGAGTCCGGGGACCTGGAGGACCAAGGCTTCCTGGCCACGGTGATCGAGCGCCACGGGCCCTTCCAGACGATCCTGTGCCTGGACATCCTCGAGCACCTCGTCGACCCGTGGAGGGTCATCGAGACGCTGCACCACGCGCTGGTCCCAGGGGGGCGGATCGTGGCGAGCATCCCCAACGTCCGCCACTACCGCGTCTCGGGCGGGCTGTTCCTGCGCAACAGGTGGCACCTGATGGACTCGGGCATCCTCGACCGCACCCACCTGCGCTTCTTCGTCAAGGAGACCGCGATCGAGCTGATGACCCACACCGGGCTGGAGCTCGAGGAGGTCGTCACCCCCGACCGGGGTCGCCATCCGCGGCTGGCCCGCACTGCCCAGCATCTCGGTCTCGGCAGCCTGGTCGCCGTGGACTACGTCGTCCGGGTGCGACGCTCCGACTGA
- a CDS encoding TylF/MycF/NovP-related O-methyltransferase, producing MDTATDTRELYLDLLKRSLVGALDEDNDSILGGVRTQGMRDWRKKLANHAGRLAGRFDIEIAYKKPYDASLREAGRDWPSRAVSMVGLKRMQNIQDCIEAIEVGQVPGDLIETGVWRGGACIFMRGNLKAWGDTTRKVWVADSFEGLPEPNASDFPADAGQVFHEQKGLSVGEQIVRHNFERYGLYDDQVVFLKGWFKDTLPTAPIEQLALMRLDGDLYESTIQALDALYPKLSPGGFCIIDDWILVDQAQQACHDYRKQHGITEEIIDIDGTGAYWRKAS from the coding sequence GTGGATACGGCGACCGACACCCGAGAACTCTATCTTGACCTGCTCAAACGCAGCTTGGTCGGTGCTCTCGACGAGGACAACGACAGCATCCTCGGTGGTGTCCGCACCCAGGGCATGCGGGACTGGAGGAAGAAGCTCGCCAACCATGCCGGCCGACTGGCCGGACGGTTCGACATCGAGATCGCCTACAAGAAGCCCTACGACGCCAGCCTTCGGGAAGCCGGCCGGGACTGGCCCTCGCGAGCCGTCTCGATGGTGGGCCTCAAGCGGATGCAGAACATCCAGGACTGCATCGAGGCCATCGAGGTCGGCCAGGTGCCCGGCGACCTCATCGAGACCGGGGTGTGGCGCGGCGGAGCGTGCATCTTCATGCGCGGCAACCTCAAGGCCTGGGGCGATACCACGCGCAAGGTATGGGTCGCCGACTCCTTCGAAGGGCTACCCGAGCCGAACGCGAGCGACTTCCCGGCCGATGCGGGTCAAGTGTTCCACGAGCAGAAGGGCCTGTCCGTCGGCGAGCAGATCGTGCGGCACAACTTCGAACGCTACGGCCTCTACGACGACCAGGTCGTCTTCCTGAAGGGCTGGTTCAAGGACACGCTGCCCACCGCGCCGATCGAGCAATTGGCCCTCATGCGACTCGACGGCGACCTCTACGAGTCGACCATCCAAGCGCTCGACGCGCTGTATCCGAAGCTCTCGCCGGGCGGCTTCTGCATCATCGACGACTGGATCCTGGTCGACCAAGCGCAGCAGGCCTGCCACGACTACCGCAAGCAGCACGGCATCACCGAGGAGATCATCGACATCGACGGCACCGGCGCCTACTGGCGCAAGGCGTCGTGA
- a CDS encoding NAD-dependent epimerase/dehydratase family protein: MPQVLMTGSAGFIGGYLVQALLDQGWTVVGLDNYSKYGPVVRSYDDHPNYHFTEGDARDAQLVEKLLEGCDHFVAAAAMIGGISYFTKHAYDLMAVNEAIMGASCDAAIKRFHSGGKLQKVTYVSSSMAYGSTDRWPSVEGDELTIPPPANSYGFQKLAVEYWARAAWQQYGLPYTIVRPFNAVGVGEQRALGDLEEESGNVRLALSHVVPDIIQKLLKGQDPLHILGEGSQIRCYTHGSDLAAGIIATLDHPAARNEDFNLSTPVHTSVLELAEKIWTRLKGPDIPLRYVSDPPFANDVQKRIPSVDKARDLIGFEAKVTLDEMLDELIPWIRDALARGIL; this comes from the coding sequence GTGCCCCAGGTCCTCATGACCGGCTCTGCCGGCTTCATCGGCGGCTATCTCGTCCAGGCTCTACTCGACCAGGGCTGGACGGTGGTCGGGCTGGACAACTACTCCAAGTACGGACCTGTCGTGCGCTCGTACGACGATCACCCGAACTACCACTTCACCGAAGGTGACGCCCGCGACGCGCAGCTCGTGGAGAAGCTGCTCGAGGGCTGCGATCACTTCGTCGCCGCAGCGGCGATGATCGGCGGGATCTCCTACTTCACCAAGCACGCCTACGACCTGATGGCCGTCAACGAGGCCATCATGGGCGCTTCCTGCGACGCCGCCATCAAGCGGTTTCATAGCGGCGGGAAGCTGCAGAAGGTCACCTACGTGTCCAGTTCGATGGCCTACGGCTCGACCGACCGGTGGCCCTCCGTCGAAGGCGACGAGCTCACCATCCCGCCGCCCGCCAACAGCTACGGCTTCCAGAAGCTCGCCGTGGAGTACTGGGCCCGCGCCGCCTGGCAGCAGTACGGGCTGCCCTACACGATCGTCCGACCGTTCAACGCCGTCGGCGTGGGCGAGCAGCGTGCGCTCGGCGACCTGGAGGAGGAGTCCGGAAACGTCAGGTTGGCGCTGAGCCACGTCGTACCGGACATCATCCAAAAGCTGCTCAAGGGCCAGGACCCGCTTCACATCCTCGGCGAGGGATCTCAGATCCGCTGCTACACCCACGGCTCCGACCTCGCCGCCGGCATCATCGCGACCCTTGATCACCCGGCCGCACGCAACGAGGACTTCAACCTCTCGACGCCCGTGCACACCAGCGTGCTCGAACTCGCCGAGAAGATCTGGACCCGACTCAAGGGTCCCGACATACCGCTGCGCTATGTCAGCGACCCACCCTTCGCGAACGACGTTCAGAAGCGGATCCCGTCGGTGGACAAGGCTCGCGACCTGATCGGCTTCGAGGCGAAGGTGACCCTCGACGAGATGCTCGACGAGCTGATCCCCTGGATCAGGGACGCGTTGGCGCGCGGGATCCTCTAG
- a CDS encoding nucleotide sugar dehydrogenase translates to MTAHPDFDRDVVVVGGCGRVGLPLAIAFAKEGLRVAVYDLSEQAVKVVNDGAMPFAEPGADEPLRDAVADGRLVATTDPSVVGTARNVIVVIGTPVDEHLNPDPSALPRALAGCFEFFRAGQLVVLRSTVFPGVTDMVTRTFEKAAVDVDVAFCPERILEGHAMEELHSLPQIIGTRTESAKARATELFSVLADKLVHTGPQEAELAKLFTNVYRYIQFATVNQFYMIANERGLDFEEIRQAITQDYARAADMPRAGFAAGPCLFKDTMQLGAFNDNNFALGHAAMLVNEGLPLHVVSRLEQTYDLGSMTVGILGMSFKGGSDDTRESLSYKLKRILTFKAAEVLTTDPYVTNDPEVVPLDQVLAKADLLIVATPHPDYRDLEVTQPVADVWGIFEQGVQI, encoded by the coding sequence GTGACAGCGCATCCGGACTTCGATCGCGACGTCGTCGTCGTCGGCGGCTGCGGCCGTGTCGGTCTCCCCCTCGCCATCGCCTTCGCAAAGGAGGGACTGCGGGTCGCGGTGTACGACCTGAGTGAGCAGGCGGTGAAGGTCGTCAACGACGGAGCCATGCCCTTTGCCGAGCCGGGCGCCGACGAGCCGCTGAGAGACGCCGTCGCCGATGGCCGTCTCGTGGCAACCACGGACCCGTCCGTGGTCGGCACGGCGCGCAACGTCATCGTCGTGATCGGCACGCCGGTCGACGAGCACCTGAACCCCGACCCCAGCGCCCTACCCCGCGCCCTGGCCGGCTGCTTCGAGTTCTTCCGTGCCGGGCAGCTGGTGGTCCTACGCAGCACCGTCTTCCCGGGGGTGACCGACATGGTCACGCGGACCTTCGAGAAGGCCGCGGTCGACGTGGACGTGGCGTTCTGCCCCGAGCGGATCCTCGAGGGTCATGCCATGGAGGAGCTCCACTCACTTCCACAGATCATCGGCACCCGCACCGAGTCGGCAAAGGCGCGGGCCACCGAGCTCTTCAGCGTGCTGGCAGACAAGCTCGTCCACACAGGACCGCAGGAAGCCGAGCTCGCGAAGCTGTTCACGAACGTCTACCGCTATATCCAGTTCGCCACGGTCAACCAGTTCTACATGATCGCCAACGAGCGCGGCCTGGACTTCGAGGAGATCCGGCAGGCCATCACACAGGACTACGCCCGCGCCGCGGACATGCCTCGGGCCGGCTTCGCAGCGGGCCCCTGCCTGTTCAAGGACACCATGCAGCTCGGCGCGTTCAACGACAACAACTTCGCCCTCGGTCACGCCGCGATGCTGGTCAACGAGGGTCTTCCACTCCACGTGGTCAGTCGCCTGGAGCAGACCTACGACCTCGGCTCCATGACAGTGGGCATCCTGGGCATGTCGTTCAAGGGCGGCTCGGACGACACCCGCGAGAGCCTGTCCTACAAGCTGAAGCGGATCTTGACATTCAAGGCCGCCGAGGTCCTCACGACCGACCCCTACGTGACGAACGACCCCGAGGTGGTGCCGCTCGACCAGGTCCTCGCGAAGGCGGACCTGCTCATCGTGGCCACGCCGCACCCGGACTACCGCGATCTCGAGGTGACCCAGCCTGTCGCCGACGTATGGGGCATTTTCGAGCAGGGCGTCCAGATCTGA
- a CDS encoding glycosyltransferase, giving the protein MHIVVDAFAVRSGSAAITLENLLAGWSELGAGDQITVVAGEEPSFRLPAGARVEVVPPPLGGAVGTLWARSLGVRRAARRLGADGVVSGVTASGLLGTPCPRGVILYDLRHELRPHQFGLGRRLARRAAYAWSFRSAGAVYCISRRTLGDLVDRHPAARARAVEARYGADHVDRWPPAAPSEGAAPYALAFGQFANKNVDAVLDAWAEFCCTEATWRLRLVGMGRADRQAATERVARLGIEDRVELMSWLDDEQFVACFAGAGLVVFPSDFEGFGLPAVEALRLRIPLVVSDDPALAEVTGGHAETARRITPPDLAESMRRAIKRTPAELDAGRAYTEQFTWRSMASAIRSSLVSAGAGSGAQGR; this is encoded by the coding sequence GTGCACATCGTGGTCGACGCCTTCGCGGTCCGCTCGGGCAGCGCCGCCATCACCTTGGAGAACCTCCTGGCAGGGTGGTCCGAGCTCGGTGCGGGCGACCAGATCACCGTCGTCGCCGGCGAGGAACCGAGCTTCCGGCTGCCGGCCGGGGCGCGTGTCGAGGTGGTGCCCCCGCCGTTGGGCGGCGCCGTCGGCACGCTGTGGGCTCGGAGCCTGGGTGTACGCCGGGCCGCGCGGCGCCTCGGGGCGGACGGGGTCGTGTCGGGCGTGACGGCCAGCGGGTTGCTCGGTACGCCGTGTCCACGCGGCGTGATCCTCTACGACCTGCGCCACGAGCTGCGTCCCCACCAGTTCGGGCTTGGCCGGAGGCTGGCCAGACGGGCGGCGTACGCGTGGAGCTTCCGGTCCGCCGGTGCGGTCTACTGCATCTCGCGTCGCACGCTCGGCGACCTCGTCGATCGGCACCCCGCGGCTCGGGCACGCGCAGTGGAGGCCCGCTACGGTGCCGACCACGTGGATCGCTGGCCGCCGGCCGCACCGTCCGAGGGGGCTGCGCCCTACGCGCTCGCCTTCGGCCAGTTCGCGAACAAGAACGTCGATGCCGTGCTCGACGCCTGGGCAGAGTTCTGTTGCACCGAGGCCACTTGGCGGCTGCGTCTGGTGGGCATGGGCCGTGCCGACCGCCAGGCCGCCACAGAACGGGTAGCCCGGCTCGGCATCGAAGATCGGGTCGAGCTGATGTCGTGGCTGGACGACGAGCAGTTCGTGGCCTGCTTCGCAGGCGCAGGCCTCGTGGTCTTCCCCTCCGACTTCGAGGGGTTCGGGCTGCCCGCAGTGGAGGCGCTCAGGCTGCGCATCCCCCTCGTCGTCTCCGACGATCCCGCCCTCGCCGAGGTGACGGGCGGCCACGCGGAGACGGCTCGCCGCATCACGCCGCCGGATCTCGCTGAATCGATGCGCCGTGCGATAAAGCGCACGCCGGCGGAGCTTGACGCCGGCCGTGCCTACACCGAGCAGTTCACCTGGCGCAGCATGGCCTCAGCGATCAGGAGTTCGCTGGTGTCGGCCGGCGCGGGCAGTGGAGCGCAAGGCCGATGA
- a CDS encoding FkbM family methyltransferase, with product MSRSLADVAGLVRRHAIWMVRDRFPHRKVTREVHGVRMVLPWSHRLPDYSGPGSVYGQNLVELAAALGGGEAPLTVLDVGANVGDSALQVLHAVDARILCVEGDPDYLEFLHLNTDADPRVSIVEALLATDDRGGSLSAVRGGGTTRFEASAGGDGFTTVTVDRLRAEHPDFQRLRLAKSDTDGYDVALVPLIAEAWREQPPVLFFEYDHQLSRLAGHDPLAVWDKLATLGYLDVAVWDGGGRALGRTTIDAAPAQAGSLEGRGGGRARKYWDVAVAHADDAQGREVLRQLVPGSLAL from the coding sequence ATGAGCCGCAGTCTCGCCGACGTCGCGGGTCTGGTCCGCCGGCACGCCATCTGGATGGTCCGGGACCGATTCCCGCACCGCAAGGTGACCCGCGAGGTGCACGGGGTGCGGATGGTGCTTCCCTGGTCACACCGGCTGCCGGATTACAGCGGACCCGGCTCGGTCTACGGCCAGAACCTCGTCGAGCTCGCCGCCGCCCTCGGTGGGGGTGAAGCACCTCTCACGGTCCTCGACGTGGGCGCGAACGTCGGTGACTCGGCCCTGCAGGTACTCCATGCCGTCGACGCCCGGATCCTCTGCGTCGAGGGCGATCCGGACTACCTGGAATTCCTGCACCTCAACACCGACGCGGATCCACGGGTCAGCATCGTGGAGGCCCTGCTGGCGACCGACGACCGTGGCGGCTCGCTCTCGGCGGTCCGAGGAGGAGGCACCACCCGCTTCGAGGCGAGCGCCGGCGGGGACGGTTTCACCACGGTGACCGTCGACCGACTGCGGGCCGAGCACCCGGATTTCCAACGGCTCCGACTAGCCAAGTCTGATACCGACGGCTACGACGTGGCGCTGGTTCCGCTGATCGCCGAGGCCTGGCGGGAGCAGCCCCCGGTGCTGTTCTTCGAGTACGACCACCAGCTCTCTCGGCTGGCCGGGCACGATCCGCTGGCGGTGTGGGACAAGCTGGCCACATTGGGCTATCTGGACGTTGCTGTCTGGGACGGCGGGGGCCGTGCCCTCGGCCGGACAACGATCGATGCGGCACCCGCGCAGGCCGGGTCGCTCGAAGGACGGGGCGGTGGCCGGGCCCGCAAGTACTGGGATGTCGCGGTGGCCCACGCCGATGATGCGCAGGGCCGTGAGGTGCTCCGACAGCTGGTTCCCGGGAGCCTGGCGCTGTAG
- a CDS encoding GDP-mannose 4,6-dehydratase produces MRSPGSHRTALITGITGQDGIYLTRLLQDEGCTVVGTASSPAIRGPAGRRVTAYLPRVAVVSCDVRDRTGMRRLLEAHRPDEVYNLAALSSVALSWAEPALTLDVNATAVAGLLDDVLALRDRTGADIRFFQASSAEVHGSASESPYAQAKALAEVSVVEYRERHDLHACFATLHNHESPLRDGRFLTRKVTRAAARIAAGRPDPLTLGNLAVRRDWGHARDYVVAMRAMLRTDAPIDLPIGTGVAHSVTELVDVAFDAAGVEEPWAHVQHDESLMRPRDAALIVADPEPARQAIGWTATTSFVELVAQMVHVDQERLRRGVEDDPAYLLR; encoded by the coding sequence GTGAGATCGCCCGGGAGCCACCGCACCGCACTGATCACGGGCATCACCGGGCAGGACGGCATCTATCTCACCCGGCTGCTGCAGGATGAGGGCTGCACGGTCGTGGGCACCGCGTCGTCACCAGCAATTCGAGGACCAGCGGGCCGCCGAGTGACGGCGTACCTCCCCCGTGTCGCGGTGGTCTCCTGCGACGTCCGCGACCGGACCGGCATGCGCCGACTCCTCGAGGCGCACCGGCCCGACGAGGTCTACAACCTCGCCGCGCTCAGCTCGGTGGCACTGAGCTGGGCCGAGCCGGCGCTCACCCTGGATGTCAACGCCACCGCCGTAGCAGGTCTCCTCGACGACGTGCTCGCGCTGCGGGACCGCACCGGCGCCGACATCCGCTTCTTCCAGGCCTCGTCCGCGGAAGTTCACGGCTCCGCCTCGGAGAGCCCGTACGCTCAAGCGAAGGCGCTGGCCGAGGTCTCTGTCGTCGAGTATCGGGAGCGGCACGACCTGCACGCCTGCTTTGCGACGCTGCACAACCATGAGAGTCCGCTGCGCGACGGACGCTTCCTCACCCGCAAGGTCACACGGGCGGCAGCACGGATCGCTGCCGGCAGGCCCGATCCGCTCACCCTGGGCAACCTTGCGGTGAGGCGCGACTGGGGACATGCACGCGACTACGTGGTGGCGATGCGCGCGATGCTGCGGACCGACGCTCCCATCGACCTGCCCATCGGCACCGGGGTCGCGCACTCGGTAACCGAACTCGTCGACGTGGCCTTCGACGCCGCTGGGGTCGAGGAGCCCTGGGCCCACGTTCAGCACGACGAGTCGCTGATGCGGCCCCGCGACGCAGCACTGATCGTCGCGGATCCGGAGCCGGCTCGCCAGGCGATCGGATGGACCGCCACCACCAGCTTCGTGGAGCTCGTCGCGCAGATGGTGCACGTCGACCAGGAGCGGCTGCGCCGCGGAGTCGAGGACGACCCGGCATACCTCCTGCGCTGA
- the gmd gene encoding GDP-mannose 4,6-dehydratase, translating to MRRAFITGITGQDGSYLAELLLGKGYEVHGLVRRASTLNRSRIDHLHAEDRLHLHYGDLTDGVSLVNLIHSIAPHEVYNLGAQSHVKVSFEMPEYTASADAVGTLRLLEAIRASGLGCRFYQASTSEMFGSTPPPQSEISAFRPRSPYGAAKLYSHWVTVNYREAYDLFAVSGILFNHESPRRGESFVTRKISLGVAAIKHGVTDHLHLGNLAAVRDWGYAKEYVEGMWQMLQRDEPEDFVLATGTGTTIRQFCETAFAHAGLNWEDHVRHDKQYERPTEVDALIGDPSRAHERLGWTARTTTDELARLMVDADLEAVGRLVRDRGVSPNLPL from the coding sequence ATGAGACGCGCCTTCATCACCGGCATCACCGGCCAGGACGGTTCCTACCTGGCCGAGCTGCTGCTGGGCAAGGGCTACGAGGTCCACGGCCTGGTCCGTCGAGCCTCGACCCTGAACCGTAGCCGGATCGACCACCTGCACGCCGAGGACCGGTTGCACCTGCACTACGGCGACCTCACCGACGGCGTCAGCTTGGTCAACCTGATCCACAGCATCGCACCGCACGAGGTCTACAACCTCGGAGCGCAGAGCCACGTGAAGGTCTCCTTCGAGATGCCGGAGTACACCGCATCAGCCGATGCGGTCGGCACCCTCCGGCTGCTCGAGGCGATCCGGGCCTCGGGCTTGGGCTGCCGCTTCTACCAGGCGTCGACCTCGGAGATGTTCGGGTCGACCCCACCACCCCAGTCCGAGATCTCGGCGTTCCGCCCCCGCTCGCCGTACGGCGCCGCGAAGCTCTACTCGCACTGGGTCACCGTCAACTACCGGGAGGCCTACGACCTGTTCGCCGTCTCTGGGATCCTCTTCAACCACGAGTCGCCACGACGCGGCGAGAGCTTCGTGACCCGCAAGATCAGTCTCGGAGTGGCCGCGATCAAGCACGGGGTCACCGATCACCTCCACCTCGGCAATCTCGCGGCGGTCCGCGACTGGGGTTACGCCAAGGAGTACGTCGAGGGGATGTGGCAGATGCTGCAGCGTGACGAGCCCGAGGACTTCGTGCTCGCAACCGGGACGGGCACGACCATCCGACAGTTCTGCGAAACAGCCTTCGCCCATGCCGGTCTGAACTGGGAGGATCACGTCCGCCACGACAAGCAGTACGAGCGACCCACCGAGGTGGACGCGCTGATCGGAGATCCGTCCCGAGCTCACGAACGTCTCGGTTGGACTGCGCGCACCACCACCGACGAGCTGGCGCGGTTGATGGTGGACGCCGACCTGGAGGCGGTCGGCCGGCTGGTCCGCGACCGGGGCGTCTCGCCGAACCTGCCCCTGTGA
- a CDS encoding NAD-dependent epimerase/dehydratase family protein, with protein sequence MGSVDVLVAGGGGFIGGHLVGDLLGQGLSVRSVDVKPTSEWYQVHAGAENVVADLSLLDNAVAQTDGARQVYMLAADMGGMGFIENNKALCMLTVLTSTHMLQAARLAGVERYFYSSSACVYAADKQTDTDITALKEADAYPAMPEDGYGWEKLFTERMCRHFEEDFGLTTRVARYHNVYGPHGTWEGGREKAPAAVCRKIATAEITGEHHLDIWGDGEQTRSFMYIDDCLKGSQMILHGESSAPVNLGSDELVSINQLYSIVEEIAGIKCTRSYQLDAPQGVRGRNSDNTQILETYGWAPPITLADGLAKTYAWVYDQVKRSLG encoded by the coding sequence ATGGGCAGCGTTGACGTCCTCGTCGCCGGAGGCGGCGGGTTCATCGGGGGGCATCTGGTCGGCGACCTGCTTGGGCAGGGGCTGAGCGTGCGTTCGGTGGACGTGAAGCCGACCTCGGAGTGGTATCAGGTTCATGCGGGCGCGGAGAACGTGGTCGCGGATCTGTCGCTGCTGGACAACGCGGTGGCCCAGACCGATGGTGCGCGGCAGGTCTACATGTTGGCTGCCGACATGGGTGGCATGGGCTTCATCGAGAACAACAAGGCGCTGTGCATGTTGACGGTGCTGACCAGCACCCACATGCTGCAGGCCGCGCGGTTGGCCGGTGTGGAGCGGTACTTCTACTCGTCCTCGGCGTGCGTGTACGCCGCGGACAAGCAGACCGACACCGACATCACCGCGCTGAAGGAGGCCGACGCGTACCCGGCGATGCCGGAGGATGGGTACGGCTGGGAGAAGCTGTTCACCGAGCGGATGTGTCGGCACTTCGAGGAGGACTTCGGGCTGACCACCCGGGTGGCGCGCTACCACAACGTCTACGGGCCGCACGGCACCTGGGAGGGCGGTCGGGAGAAGGCGCCGGCTGCGGTGTGCCGCAAGATCGCGACTGCGGAGATCACCGGTGAGCACCACCTCGACATCTGGGGCGATGGCGAGCAGACCCGCAGCTTCATGTACATCGACGACTGCCTGAAGGGATCGCAGATGATCCTCCATGGCGAGAGCAGTGCTCCGGTCAATCTCGGCTCTGATGAGTTGGTTTCGATCAACCAGCTCTACTCCATCGTCGAGGAGATCGCCGGGATCAAGTGCACCCGCAGCTACCAGTTGGATGCGCCCCAGGGGGTGCGGGGCCGCAACAGCGACAACACCCAGATCCTGGAGACCTACGGCTGGGCTCCGCCGATCACCTTGGCCGACGGCCTGGCCAAGACCTACGCCTGGGTCTACGACCAGGTGAAGCGATCACTCGGCTGA